From the Sulfuriferula nivalis genome, the window GTCTATATTGAACTGGGTGGCTTTGCCTGTGCCTGAGTTTTTGCCGCAAAACCGTCCGCAGGATAAAAAGAGATAGGTGAAATGAAGCTCGAATTTATATTCTTTGAAGCGGTGTTGCGTGATCGTTTTGTTGATTATCTGTCTGCCTTGAGTCTGACGAGTGAACAGCGTGATGACCATTTTGGCTGGATAGTTGCCGTACCGGAAGATCAGCTCGATGATACGTTGATGAATAAGCTCGAAGCTTATTACGAAATTTTGCAAGACGAACAAATGCAAATGGTGGAAGCTGCTGAAGGTGGGCTGGAAAAGCATGTGGCTGGATTCTGTGTAGATTTACCCGATGGCAATACTACAACGGTATCTATACCGCCTGAACTGGCTACACGCTTATTGGCCAATTTCAGCATAGAAGAGGTGCATACGATGTTTTCAGCTGTCGCCAAGAGCGCGTTGCAACCCTATAACGGTCCGGTTTGTAAGCTGTAATCATGGGCGCCATGACTTTTATTGCAATCGGTATTGGAGCGGCTTGTGGTGCATGGCTGCGCTGGGGGCTGGGTTTGTGGCTTAACCCAGTGTTTCCAACTTTGCCTATCGGTACGCTCACAGCAAATTTATTGGGTGGTTATTTAATCGGTTTGGCCATTGCTTTTTTTGCACAACAGCCTGGTTTATCGCCTGAATGGCGGTTGTTAATTATCACTGGTTTCCTTGGTGGACTAACGACTTTCTCAACTTTCTCCGCTGAAATCTTTACCTTGCTAAGTCGGCAGCAGTGGTCTTGGGGTGCATTGTCAGTGATGCTGCATATAGGGGGCTCAGTGTTAATGACGACATTGGGTGTATGGACTTATAAAGTGTTAAGGGGATGAGCATGACACAAGTATGTTTGCGTTTTTATAGCAGTGAAGGTCGGCAGCATCATGGCAAACTATTACACGTACGCTTGCTGGAAATCGCGCATGAGATGGAAGTGAGTGGTGGTACTGTTACTCGTGCCAGTGCTGGCTTCGGTCGGCATGGTATGGCTGAAGACAGCTTTTTTGAATTGGGTGGCGAACTGCCAGAGATTATTGAATTTATCGCCAATCAAGCGCAAGTCGATGAGTTAATCGCGTGGTGTCGTGAGCAGCAATTAAATCTGTTTTATACCGTCACTCCCGTTATTTCGGGATATACGGGGGAATGACCGAGCAACTGATCGTATTCGTCGCCTCATTTGCGGCAAACTGGTTTTCAGCATTATCTGGTGGTGGCGCGGGGTTGATACAGTTTCCCATGCTTATTTTTATGGGGTTGCCTTTTGCAGTAGCACTGGCTACACATAAAGTGGCTACCGTCGCGTTAGGGTTGGGGGCGACCTTGCGCCACTTTAAACATAACCAACTGGAATTTCGTTTCTCTGCCATTATCCTGTTGGCAGGCGTGCCTGGTGTCATATTGGGTGCATCAGTGATACTCGCTATTCCACCACAATTTGCACTGTTAAGTCTGGGTGTATTGACGCTGGGTTTGGGGCTGTATTCCGTATTCAAACCACAGCTGGGGATGACATATACCCCACAGAACCAGTCAGGCTCTGCGCTAATAGTTGGCATGCTGGGGTTGTTTATTATAGGTTTTTTAAATGGTTCGATAACATCGGGTACCGGGCTGTTTCTGACCATCTGGCTGATCCGATATTTCGGTCTGGATTACCAGCGTGCCGTTGCATATACGCTGGTGTTATGTGGGTTGGTATGGAACGGTACGGGTGCATTAGTGCTCGGCTATCTCGGCCATATTGCCTGGGGCTGGATGCCGGCACTATTGGCTGGTTCTATCCTCGGCGGCTACCTGGGCAGTCATGTTGCGATTAAAAAAGGCAATGTGTGGATTAAACGCGCATTCGAAGTGGTAACCATATTGATAGGTTTGAAACTCATATTCTGGTGAATTATGAATATCCCCGATAGTTTGATACTGGTGAATTATGACTGGCCGTGGCTGGTGCTCGCAGTCGTGCTGGGCTGGGCGATCTGGGCTGCACCCTGGCGCGTGCTGCGGATGCCTAATATCCTGAATATAATGATGGCAGCATGTGTGCTGGTGCTGGCTTTCTGGCAAATCAAAGCGGGCATACGTCCGGGATTGAATTTGCATATACTGGGCGCAACCTTATTGACGCTGCTGTTTGGTCCCTGGTTTGCGTTGCTCGGATTGCTGCTGGTGCTATTGCTGGCGAGCGCATGGGATGGTGGCGGTTGGCATGCGTTTGCGCTGAATGCCTTGTTGATGGGCGTGGTGCCCGTTATGGTGAGTTGGTCAGTTTATCGGCTGACTATCCGTTTTCTGCCTGCACATTTTTTTGTCTACATTTTCATTAATGGCTTTATCAGTGCTGGTCTGACTGTGGCGTTAACGGGAGTGGTGGCGACCTTTGCCCTGGCCGAGATGGGGGCTTATACACTGACTGATTTGGCACATACTTATTTACCCTATTACCTGCTAATGGCATGGTCAGAAGCAGTGACCACGGGCATGCTGATTACGATATTAGTCGTCTATCGCCCATTATGGGTGGCGACGTTTGATGACAAGCTTTACATACACGATAAATGACAGAATCCACACCTGTAGCACCGCGTTATTGGCAACCTCACCAGATTACCTATCCTGAGTCGCTCCCAGTATCTGCACGCCATGA encodes:
- the crcB gene encoding fluoride efflux transporter CrcB; amino-acid sequence: MGAMTFIAIGIGAACGAWLRWGLGLWLNPVFPTLPIGTLTANLLGGYLIGLAIAFFAQQPGLSPEWRLLIITGFLGGLTTFSTFSAEIFTLLSRQQWSWGALSVMLHIGGSVLMTTLGVWTYKVLRG
- a CDS encoding DUF190 domain-containing protein, which gives rise to MTQVCLRFYSSEGRQHHGKLLHVRLLEIAHEMEVSGGTVTRASAGFGRHGMAEDSFFELGGELPEIIEFIANQAQVDELIAWCREQQLNLFYTVTPVISGYTGE
- a CDS encoding sulfite exporter TauE/SafE family protein encodes the protein MTEQLIVFVASFAANWFSALSGGGAGLIQFPMLIFMGLPFAVALATHKVATVALGLGATLRHFKHNQLEFRFSAIILLAGVPGVILGASVILAIPPQFALLSLGVLTLGLGLYSVFKPQLGMTYTPQNQSGSALIVGMLGLFIIGFLNGSITSGTGLFLTIWLIRYFGLDYQRAVAYTLVLCGLVWNGTGALVLGYLGHIAWGWMPALLAGSILGGYLGSHVAIKKGNVWIKRAFEVVTILIGLKLIFW
- a CDS encoding energy-coupling factor ABC transporter permease, whose product is MNIPDSLILVNYDWPWLVLAVVLGWAIWAAPWRVLRMPNILNIMMAACVLVLAFWQIKAGIRPGLNLHILGATLLTLLFGPWFALLGLLLVLLLASAWDGGGWHAFALNALLMGVVPVMVSWSVYRLTIRFLPAHFFVYIFINGFISAGLTVALTGVVATFALAEMGAYTLTDLAHTYLPYYLLMAWSEAVTTGMLITILVVYRPLWVATFDDKLYIHDK